CCGCCCCGAGGACGTCCTGAGGATCATGCGCCCCTGGGCGGACTCGATCTGGGACGTGGGTATCGCCTTCGGCACGGTCGGCTCCCAGAAGGGCGGCTACCAGATCGAGGTCACGACCTACCGCTCCGAGGCGTACGACAGGACCTCCCGCAAGCCCGAGGTGGCCTACGGCGACTCGATCGAGGACGACCTCGTCCGCCGTGACTTCACTGTGAACGCGATGGCTGTCGCGCTGCCGGAGAAGGAGTTCATCGACCCCCACAACGGTCTGGAGGACCTCGCGGCCCAGGTGCTGCGGACCCCGGGCACCCCGGAGGAGTCCTTCTCCGACGACCCGCTGCGGATGATGCGGGCCGCCCGGTTCGCCGCCCAGCTGGACTTCGATGTGGCACCCGAGGTCGTCGAGGCCATGAAGGACATGGCCGGACGGATCGAGATCGTCTCCGCGGAGCGGGTGCGCGAAGAGCTGAACAAGCTGATCCTCTCCGCCCATCCGCGCAAGGGACTCGCCCTGCTGGTGGACTCCGGTCTCGCCGCCCAGGTGTTGCCCGAACTGCCCGCGCTGCGGCTGGAGAGCGACGAGCACCACCGGCACAAGGATGTCTACGAGCACTCCCTGACCGTGCTGGAGCAGGCCATCGCGCTGGAGGGGAACGGGCCCGACCTGGTGCTGCGCCTGGCCGCGCTGCTCCATGACATCGGCAAGCCGAGGACGCGCCGCTTCGAGAGCGACGGTCGGGTCTCCTTCCACCATCACGAGGTGGTGGGCGCCAAGATGACCAAGAAGAGGATGACCGCGCTCAAGTACTCCAACGAGCTGGTCAAGGACGTCTCACGGCTGGTGGAGCTGCATCTTCGCTTCCACGGTTACGGGAGTGGAGAGTGGACCGACTCGGCGGTGCGGCGTTATGTCCGCGACGGCGGCCCTTTGCTGGACCGGTTGCACAAGCTGACCCGCTCGGACTGCACCACCCGGAACAAGCGCAAGGCGGCGGCGCTCTCCCGGACCTATGACGGTCTGGAGGTGCGGATCGCCGAGCTGAAGGAGCAGGAGGAGCTGGACGCCATCCGGCCCGACCTCGACGGCAACCAGATCCAGAAGATCCTGGGGGTGGGCCCGGGGCCGGTGATCGGCAAGGCGTACGCCCATCTGCTGGAGCTGCGGCTGGAGAACGGCCCCATGGAGGAAGAGGCCGCCATCGCCGCGCTCAGGAGCTGGTGGGCCGCGCAGAACGAGCAGTGACGCCGGCCCTTACCGGCTGGAGCGGCCGGAGAGCCTGAAGCATCCGCGAGGGGTCGGGGTCATGTTTCACGTGAAACATGACCCCGACCCCTCGGTGTTTCACGTGAAACACCCTCGCGATGTTTCACGTGAAACATCGCGAGGGTCAGCGGACTCCGCCCGTCCGTCGCCAGTGGTTCAGGGTCAGGGCGATCCCCGCATAGATCAGCGCCACCAGAGCGACCAGCTCCACCGACCTGCCGTCGGAGGGGAGGAGTAGCGCCGCGATGGCGGCGGCGCCGACGAAGGCGACATTGAACAGGACGTCGTAGAGGGAGAAGACCCGCCCCCGGTAGGCGTCGTCCACCGAGGTCTGGACGACGGTGTCGGTGGTGATCTTCGACCCTTGCGTGATGAACCCCAGAACGAAGGCAGCGACCAGGGTCGGGGCCGGAGCAAAGGGCAGTCCCAGGGCCGGTACGAGTACGGCTGCCGCAGTGGCACAGAGCACCAACCAGCCGGGGCGTCCCAGACGGCCGACGGCCCAGGGGGTCAGAACGGCGGCGGCGAAGAAACCGGCACCGGAGACCGCGACGGCCAGACCCAGCAGGGCGAGCCCGTCCTCCTCGTTCTCGTACCAGGCGTAGCGGCAGAGCATCAGGACCATGACGGTCAAGGCTCCGTAGTTGAAGCGCATCAGCGTCATCGAGGCCAGTACCCGCGCCGCCACCGGGTGCTCCGCCAGATGTCGGACCCCGCCCGCCAGGCCGCGGGCGGTGGAGGCGATGGCGGCGCCCAGGCCCGGTTGCGAGCCGCCGAGGTCGGGCCCCAGCAGCTCACGGGCCATGCGCAGGGACGCCAGGGCCGAACAGAGATAGAGGGCGGCGCCGAGCAGCACCACGGCGGCGTCGGAGTGTCCGGCGTCGCCGGAGATCAGCCGCACCACGAAGGCGAGCCCGCCACCCGCGGTCGCGGCCAGGGTCCCGGCGGTCGGGGAGAGGGAGTTCGCGACGACGAGACGCTCCTCGTCGACGACCCGGGGCAGTGCCGCGGAGAGTCCGGCCAGGACGAAGCGATTGACCGCGGTCACCGTGAGGGCCGAGGCGTAGAAGAGCCAGTCGGGCACGGAGGCAAGGATCAGGACGGCGGTTCCGCCCGCGAGCGCGGCCCGTAGCAGGCCCCCATAGAGAAGGACCTGTCGTCGCTGCCAGCGGTCGAGCAGAACACCGGCGAACGGGCCGACCAGGGAGTAGGGCAGCAGTAGTACGGCCATGGCGGAGGCGATGGCCGCCGGTGAGGTCTGCTTCTCCGGGGAGAACACCACATAGGTGGCGAGGGCGACCTGGTAGACGCCATCGGCCGACTGGGAGAGCAGCCTCACCGTCAGCAGTCGGCGGAAGCCGGTCAGACGCAGCAGAGCGCGAAGATCACTGACGACGGGCATGCGGTCAAGCGTCACATACGCGGAGGGCCCCCAGGGCGATGACCCGGGGACCCTCTCTGGCACAGCAGCCGATGACCGGACTCAGATCTTGGCAGTTCCGGCCGTCCGGACCGGGGCGGCCGTCATCGCCGCACGCTCATCGACGACCGAGGAGCGTACGGGAACCGGCCTCGGTGGCTCAGCGCTCGACGGTGCCCGCGATGAACTTCTCGACGTTCTCCCGCGCCTCGTCGTCGAAGTACTGAACCGGCGGGGACTTCATGAAGTAGGAGGACGCGGAGAGGATCGGACCGCCGATGCCCCGGTCCTTGGCGATCTTCGCGGCGCGCAGGGCGTCGATGATGACACCGGCCGAGTTGGGGGAGTCCCAGACCTCCAGCTTGTACTCCAGGTTCAGCGGGACGTCGCCGAACGCACGGCCCTCCAGGCGGACGTACGCCCACTTGCGGTCGTCCAGCCAGGCCACGTAGTCGGAGGGACCGATGTGGACGTTCTTCTCGCCCAGCTCACGGTCGGGGATCTGCGAGGTGACGGCCTGCGTCTTGGAGATCTTCTTCGACTCCAGGCGCTCCCGCTCCAACATGTTCTTGAAGTCCATGTTGCCGCCGACGTTCAGCTGCATCGTGCGGTCCAGGATGACTCCGCGGTCCTCGAACAGCTTCGCCATCACACGGTGCGTGATGGTGGCGCCGACCTGGGACTTGATGTCGTCGCCGACGATCGGGACACCGGCCTCCGTGAACTTGTCCGCCCACTCCTTGGTACCGGCGATGAACACCGGGAGGGCGTTCACGAAGCCGACCTTGGCGTCGATGGCGCACTGGGC
The nucleotide sequence above comes from Streptomyces clavuligerus. Encoded proteins:
- a CDS encoding MFS transporter, translating into MPVVSDLRALLRLTGFRRLLTVRLLSQSADGVYQVALATYVVFSPEKQTSPAAIASAMAVLLLPYSLVGPFAGVLLDRWQRRQVLLYGGLLRAALAGGTAVLILASVPDWLFYASALTVTAVNRFVLAGLSAALPRVVDEERLVVANSLSPTAGTLAATAGGGLAFVVRLISGDAGHSDAAVVLLGAALYLCSALASLRMARELLGPDLGGSQPGLGAAIASTARGLAGGVRHLAEHPVAARVLASMTLMRFNYGALTVMVLMLCRYAWYENEEDGLALLGLAVAVSGAGFFAAAVLTPWAVGRLGRPGWLVLCATAAAVLVPALGLPFAPAPTLVAAFVLGFITQGSKITTDTVVQTSVDDAYRGRVFSLYDVLFNVAFVGAAAIAALLLPSDGRSVELVALVALIYAGIALTLNHWRRTGGVR
- a CDS encoding inositol-3-phosphate synthase, with the protein product MGSVRVAIVGVGNCAASLVQGVEYYKDADPSSKVPGLMHVQFGEYHVRDIEFVAAFDVDAKKVGLDLSDAIGASENNTIKICDVPNTGVTVQRGHTLDGLGKYYRETIEESPEAPVDVVQILKDRQVDVLVCYLPVGSEDAAKFYAQCAIDAKVGFVNALPVFIAGTKEWADKFTEAGVPIVGDDIKSQVGATITHRVMAKLFEDRGVILDRTMQLNVGGNMDFKNMLERERLESKKISKTQAVTSQIPDRELGEKNVHIGPSDYVAWLDDRKWAYVRLEGRAFGDVPLNLEYKLEVWDSPNSAGVIIDALRAAKIAKDRGIGGPILSASSYFMKSPPVQYFDDEARENVEKFIAGTVER
- a CDS encoding CCA tRNA nucleotidyltransferase, giving the protein MPNANDNTSTPLSQVQHRAVAELLRVAPVADDLARRFQEAGFRLALVGGSVRDALLGRLGNDLDFTTDARPEDVLRIMRPWADSIWDVGIAFGTVGSQKGGYQIEVTTYRSEAYDRTSRKPEVAYGDSIEDDLVRRDFTVNAMAVALPEKEFIDPHNGLEDLAAQVLRTPGTPEESFSDDPLRMMRAARFAAQLDFDVAPEVVEAMKDMAGRIEIVSAERVREELNKLILSAHPRKGLALLVDSGLAAQVLPELPALRLESDEHHRHKDVYEHSLTVLEQAIALEGNGPDLVLRLAALLHDIGKPRTRRFESDGRVSFHHHEVVGAKMTKKRMTALKYSNELVKDVSRLVELHLRFHGYGSGEWTDSAVRRYVRDGGPLLDRLHKLTRSDCTTRNKRKAAALSRTYDGLEVRIAELKEQEELDAIRPDLDGNQIQKILGVGPGPVIGKAYAHLLELRLENGPMEEEAAIAALRSWWAAQNEQ